One Arachis hypogaea cultivar Tifrunner chromosome 18, arahy.Tifrunner.gnm2.J5K5, whole genome shotgun sequence genomic window, CATGAACTCTCCCAATCAACGTGTTAACAAATCCCTTCGTATGGTACTTGAGGTactatctcttatttctaataTTCTTTTCTTGAATTCTGCACGTATTGGTTTGTCAAATCATTTGTAAATTTAGTAGGTGAAGTTGTCACATGAGATTAGCACTAAGAACCTGACGAAATCATAGGAAAATGCTTTTGGTACGGGTTGGAGCAAGTAAGTTCTTAACAACTCCTTAGTCAGAAACATGATCAGAACAAAATTCTAAACCCCAACTCCACGAAAATGTAAAAATCTACACAAACTAACTCTGTTAATTGAATGGTACAACCGTCTTTCAcatctatgtatatatatataacagcTTTAGATCACAttccaagaaaaagaaaaccattTTTCCATACCCTTAAAAAGAGCACTGCAATATCATATGATGGAGCCCAGCAAAGAGGTTGATGCACCGGCAGCTACCTCGCCGCAGCCACAATCCAAGAGGACAAGGTCCAACAATGGCAAAGGCAAATCCATTGCTGAGGATGCTCAACCTTTGGCACCCATAGTTTCAACAAAAGCCACCCCACTCCAAAGAGGTGGATGGAAAAAGGGTGTTGCAATCCTAGACTTCATCCTGAGGCTTGGCGCTATTGGGGCCGCTTTCGGCGCTGCTATCCTTATGGGGAACAATGAACAGGTTCTTCCATTCTTCACTCAGTTCTTTCAGTTCCATGCTCAATGGGATGATTTTCCTATGTTCCGGTAAGTTTATTCATATCTGTCACTATATATATGAACCCATTTTCTGTCTGATTAGTCATATTATGTTCAGATAGAATTCTTCAAAAATTCAATATCATCTATTAACTTTGGTCTTTACAAGCAGGTTTTTTGTGGTAGCAAATGCAGCAGTGGCTGGATTTCTCGTACTCTCCCTGCCATTCTCGATTGTCTGCATTGTTAGGCCTCTTGCAGCAGGGCCAAGGCTTCTCTTATTGATCATCGATACAGTAAGCTTCGGCTCAATATGCGAATTAAATATATAACCATTTATGTGTCTCTTCTTATTACTTTAAGCTTTTGAGAACAACAATGCGAAAAGACAATGCGTCCATTCATGATATCAATATAATGAATTTGTTCATGTAATGCACTTAACTAGAAAGAGAAATGATCAAAATTGCAGGTTATGATGGCCTTTGTGATAGCAGCTGCTtcagctgctgctgctgttgtatACTTAGCTCACAACGGCAGCCAAGACGCCAACTGGATGGCTGTTTGTCAGCAGTTCACGGACTTTTGCCAGGTTACCAGCGAGGCGGTGGTTGTTTCTTTTGTCGCGGCggttttcttgtctttcttgatttttgtgtCCTCTTTGGCCCTCAAAAGAGGTGGTTGAAACTTGAAAAAGGGATGGAGATGGTTGTGATTGTTACATGTTACTCCTAACTATTGTTAACTTCTCTGTCTTGTGTGTAAAATCATGTTCAAACTTTTTTGTGATTTCCAGTGACTCCTTATATTAATACTTCATATATGGTAATGTCCACAAAAGTGATGTCTGATGAAAAACACACTATTATgaaaagagcaatgctaggggcagcaattttggtattttgtaaccattaattggccatcaataatgtttttaatggtgtgagattacatctaatggtgagaaattactcacttttcttttaatgGTTAAAACTGACAAAAAACACAAACATTGCTGGGCCTCTAAACTTTTCCTTATGAAAATATGATAGTATGAACTGAACTCAACAAAAGCATTATATCTAAGCTTCACGCCTGCATGAATGATTATTATTATATAGAGCGCTAAAAATAACCATTCCACTTTTTTAAACTATTAGACTTCTATCTAAGTTCGTTCTTTCAGCTTTATTAGTCAGTGccaaaatcaaatacaaaattatattcgaatatattaattttatataatttgataaACTTGCGGCTACATTGTATCATAACTAAGTCTAGGTTGTCATCTAGTATACCTATAACCTATGAAGCaccgcgtgtcggacacatttcgaaCACGACACTCATTGACACTCAttgacactcgtccgacacgcgtgtctgaTGTGTTCAaccgtattttaataaaaaataaaaaattcttctccgaaTACGTCTGGACGTATCTAATAATCTAAATACCATCACATATTCACATGTCAGCgtgtcttattcttaacatatatttttaaaataaatttagatatagtatatattattatttattaaaacaaaaaatattttaatatcaataaaatatcaaaatatcattataatttatctaacaaatattttatattttatatgtatacgtgtctcgtatcatataaaattttaaaattacgtgCCATATCCATGTTAGTATCCGTGCATCATATCCTATAACCTATGCATGTTATTTTATACTTGGCTCATGATGCAAATGGAGTAGTGGCCATTTGTCATAATTTTCATTAATGGTACAGTTTATAAAGGTTATCAACACATGCAATTGGGTTATTTAGTGAATAAATATGTGTGCTCTATGCTTTTAGGTACAACACTTGGTTGATTGCCAATTGATCAATTTTACATTTAACAAAAGAATAAGAATAGTATTATTGGTTTATTGCTAAGCAAAAATAtgactaattaatattattagtttaattttaacgtactaacaatataaataattttttaggttattcaattattaaatttatatatttggatgatcttttaaataataaattaaaaaaataattatttttagtgatgtagtaatttaatattaaacatttgtataaaataattttatactattgatacataaaaattaaatttttattattattattattattattattattattattagaaatttaattttaatatactattagtgtaaaataattatatatatatgtttaattatgtaataatatattaataaaaaataaattttttatatattaactatataaataatcataaaaatattgtaattatactagtatataaaaaattttatattaaaactaaattctATTATTAAACCAAGTGCGAATAAAAGAAGTGGCCACTCATTGCCACATTGTTCAATTGCGTCATTGTGTTAAATAACGTATAGTGTATATTTCGTAAAAAGGTGGCGGCGATACCACCACGTAGCAGCTATACATGGTGGTGAGTAGGTGAGTAGGGGTGTACATAGGTTAAGTAAAATTAGGTTTGTCTTAACTTGGATTCTGTACTAAAGATATATCAActctattttttagattttaactCAATTTTAAATCTGATGAAATCTAAATATTTTCTAGTCATAATTATACTGaattaaaattggataaaaattggacttttaaaattttactaataatttattaaaaaattatttataaaaaaatttatttataatgtacttatttataaaaaaaatttgttattgaaaatttgatatctatatttaaacttgaatttgtttataaattttaatttgatgtttttttatctattttctaatttaacaagtataattaaaaataaaaaaataaacttataattaatataacataatattaaaattaatttaaaaaatattttttttaattctattaaaatgcacataaatcaaataaaatcaaatttatctCGAATATAATTTTAAACAATATCTAGATCTATTTTTGAGATCTtacctaataaaaataaaatcacactaaattaatttctaaaatattcaTATTGGAACGAATTTTCAAATCGGGTTAGATCATATACACCTCTCAGTGGTGAGGAAGCAAGTAATCTATTATTAACAGCCACATCTCCCATGCCCAATCCAAACATAAAGTGAAATTTGCCATGTCACTCTTTGTTACCATGCTAAGTTTGCTATACTTGCTAACGACTCACACTCACTAAGGTGGCACGTGCCATCAACAAcagattaatttaatatatattttgtgttgCTTTTATTCTCTATTGTAACATAATAATTTCCATAAAATCATAGTAAAAAAATACTATGAAACATAGATGCCTAGCGAGTCCTGGAAatcctttcttttttgttttataaattctttatttcaaatttataataatagaaaaaataataaatgaggTTAATTTCTTTAAGAAATAATCTGACTTATTTGATAAAAGTTTATCCAAAAGCTTCTTTTGtgtgatattttttttctttttttttttatttttttttttcatatattcaataaaattattaaatataaaaatttcagtacacaacacaaaaattttatgtgatcaacatataaatttttatatattagtttaaaattttaattttctataaatTTTTGTGTGTATATTTCTGGTaagctttattaatttttaaattcttttaagaggatatttaaatttttttcatcacTCTAATTATGTAGTATGAAATatcggaattttttttttttgcgttgtatgaaaatttttttataatatcttaataaatttttatactttctaacaaaaaattatgtgcttctttttcattatctacttttttttctttgtcattttttttttcattttctcttttttggtttttcctttcataatttttattgttttatccattcaaaaaagaataaaaataagaaaaatagaaaaaaaaacaaacaaaaaaatataaaaaatctgcAATAATATCAAGAAGaagagtaaaaaagaaaaaaaaacattaacAACAATAGCAATACCAAAAAAAAggaggaaacatacaaaaaaaaacagagaaaaaaaacgTATAATTCACGTGCACGATTGTTTGAATGGTTTTTGGTGAGTTTAAATCATTAATCTTTTAGTAAAACCTCTTGTACTAATAGCAGCACTGCTATCAATTAAGCAATTATACTTTTAAGTCTGATTAAATTACCAAAACAATATCAATTATACAGTTAAATATTATTGAGCTGAATAcatgcatttaattttttttgacaagTTAAtaaagtgattaattttttttttttttgaagagagATAACTCGACACATTAAAGTGGAGCAAGTAGGAACAAGAAAGCAacagtaaaactaaaataaagacATAGATATAATCTGCTGTCATCTCtaacattgccatcaacaaccaaatgGATCAACACCACATCAATCCCTGTAGCTCATAAACGACCTATTCTTGATGCCATCAACACCTGTCTCAGAGCTCTGGAAAATTCTGTTATTTCGTTCTAACCAAATGTTCCAGATAATAGTAAAGAACCCTATCAACCACTTCTTTTTCTCAGAGTTGCGTCTAGGCACTTCAATCCAACTCTCAAATAGATTTTTGACCATCCTCGGGATAGCTCACGCTCTATTTGCACACGTCAACCAAgtacaccacacctgccaagtaaaATCACAACTAAGAAACAAATGGTGCACAAATTCTATTTCCTTTTTACACAAAAGACAAATCTTATCGCTATGATGTATGGTTCCTAGCCTACTCAGCCTCTCTTTAGTGTTGATTCTGCCTACTAAAACAAACCACGCAAAGAGTTCAACTCTTGGAGGTACCAATCCTCTCCAAATGGCGCTAGTGAAGCTGTAGCTTGTAATGTCTTTCGAGAGAGTCTCTTTCTGCAGCACCTGCACAAAAGAATTAGTAGAAAAGATACCagttttatcaaatttccatACAATTGCATCCTCTCTACTAGGCGACATTCTGACTAGTCGTAATCGTTCATGAAGTTGATTAAGCAACTCAAATTTCTATTGGAATAACTCTCTCCTCCACTGAAAGTTCCACACCCACTCTATCCCATCTcagaacccacaatcccctacAACGGATCCTTGTTGATTTGAGATAGAGAAAAGTCTTGCAAAACTATCTTTCAAAGTACCACCTTGTAGCCAGTCATCCTCCCAGAAACGAATACGTCTGCTATTTCCCACCTCTATAGCCAAGCCATTAATCATCATACCTCTTGCCTGTGGCTCTCTAATATTAAGCTGACAAATATCTTTCCACGAGCCACCCTTTAACAGTAATGGCTGTTTTGATAATATTACAAAAGGGTTCAAATGATTGCAAGAGCATACAACCTTCTTCCACAACGGACAATCTTCTTTCGAAAaacgccaccaccacttgaacagaAGTGATGCATTTCTGATTAATGCATTCCCCACCCCCAAACCGCCTAACCTTTTCAGAGCTTGCACCATCTCCCATTTCACAAGTGGTATACCGTTATTCCCATCTTCTTTACTCCACAAGAACCTTCTCTGTAGCCCGATTATCTTTTTTGCAACCGCCTTTGGCATCTTGTACAAGCTTAAGTAGTAAACCGATAGACTATTTAGAACGAATTTTATGAGAACTAGCTTGCCCGCTTTGTTGAGGGACTTGGCTTTCCACAAGCTGAGCTTATCTTTCACCTTATCTATGATCGGTTTCCAGGTCTTCACCAACCGGGGGTTTTGCACCTAGAGAGATTCCTAGGTACCTGACAGGTAAACTAGCTTCGGCGCATCCCAATAATCCACACATATTTGTCACCCATTCTTGCTCACAGTTAACAGAAATCAGATttgatttatcaaaattaatactcaGGCCAGACATCAACTCAAAACCACACAAGAGCCTCTTATAGTTCAGTATTGTTTCCGTATCCTGTGGGCAAAATAAGATTGTGTCATCCGCAAATTGGAGATGCGACAATTCTATATTATCCCTTCCCACCAACAGTGGAGAAATGCGTCCATTCCTAACTGCCTCACCCACCATCCTGTGCAAGAGATCAACCACAAGAACGAATAGAAAAGGAGAAAGAGgatctccttgtctaagacctctCTCCATCCTGAACGGCTTGGATGGTGACCCATTAATCAACACCAACATAGACGCTATAGTCATACATTCCTTCACCCATGCCCTCCATCTAAGACCAAAACCCATCTTTTGTAGCACAACATCCACAAAACTCCATCTcactctgtcataagctttctgAAAGTATAGTTTGATAATTGCCGCCTGCTTCTTGCGCAACTTCAACCATTGGACCGTCTCACAAGCAATGAGAGCACCATCATGTATTTTGCGACCCTTTACAAATGCAGACTAAGTCTCTCCCACTAAACCTGGCATCACTGACCGCATTCTTCTCACCAAGACTTTAGATATCACCTTATATACACAACCATCCATACTAATTGGCCTTAAGTCTTTAAGTTCCTTAGCTGCCACAAATTTTGGAGCTAGTGCCACCCATGTTACATTCGCATCCGATGGTAGCTTCGCACTTTGAAAAAAGCCCAACATAGCTTCAGTAAACTCCTTGCCTATCTCACTCCAACatttctttatgaagttcatatTGTACCCATCACTACCCGGCGCTTTACTGGACTCACAATCCCATACTGCCTCTCGTATTTCCTCAGGCGATGGCATCACCTCTAGCTCTGCTGCCTCGTCTTCATTAATCTGCTTTACCAACCCATCACGAAGTCCAATCCTCGGAGTATATTCCTGTCGATATAGCTCTTTATAAAATCTTGTAATTGCCACTTTTATTCTGGCATGGTTCCTCACCACCCTGCCATTAATTACTAGGGAGTCAATTCTGTTGTTCCTTCTTCTAGCCGATGCTAAGTTATGGAAGTATCTGGTGTTCTTGTCCATATTTCTAGCATATTGAGATCGGAACATCTGCTTCCAATGGATCTCCTTTCTGGCATACCACTTCGCACAACAAGTCACAAGAGCCTTCCATCTAGCCTCCAATATTCCATCATAACTACTAACACTAACCATATCATCAATCTTTTTaatctcttcttcaaacttcttTATCCTATCGTCAATGTCCCCAAAATTGTCTTTGTGCCATCTCCTTAGCGGTACCATCAAGGCCTTCAGCTTACTAGTGAACTGTTCATCACCTAAGCTTCAGAACGGTCTTGGACCCGCACTAAGTCTTGCATCTTCTAGAATCAACGGACAATGGTCTAACAGCCTTCTAGGTCCTCCTCTCAACCGAATATCTGAAAACTCCTCCAGCCACTCCACACTGACCAGAACCCTATCTATGCGACTACAAGAACGACCTCGAAACCATGTGAATTTTCGATCAGTTAGCGGTAAATCCACTAGCTGTAAATCTTGCACCATTCCTTAAAGTCTATTGCAGATGCCGGTAAACTAGCAGTGCCTCTTCTTTCCTCTAACCTTAGTATCTCGTTGAAGTCTCCCAAGAAACAAAACGGAACTTGACATAAACCCACAATATAGCTTAACTCCTCCCACATCATCAGTTTCTCACTCTGGACATGTGCTCCATACACCAAACAGAATGCATAACTAAAGTTTTTTTTGTCAGCAAACCTTGAACGCAAAGCCAACCATCTCCTTTATAACAGTTCAATCGTTTAAACAACAAATCGTCCCACATTAATAATAAACTGCCAGAGGCTCCTACTGATTCCACATAATCCCAGTCCACCGTGTCACAACCCCACAATCGAACTACATCAAATTTAGTCACTTCCTCCCTCTTAGTTTCAATCAAACCTAGCATATTTAATATGAACTTCTTTTTTAActctttcaccatactcaatttTCCATCCTCCCTTAGTCCTCTAATATTCCAACAACTATAAATCATTTAAAGGAATTTTTCCACACCTTGTTATGTTATTTGGGCCTACTCCTCCTAACTTTCTCCTTTTGTTTTGCTATCCTTCTTTTTGCCGCCATAGCTTCATTTTAACTTTGTAAGATTGCCATTATGTCTTctttctcatcataaaaaatcGCACCAGACTCCACTGCCAATTTCCATGTTTCTTTATTTTCGGTTAACTGACATTTCTGCGCAAGCCTCTGATCAGCATCTTGATTTGTTTCTTCCTCTCCTGCATTGGATCCTACATCCTCTGTAACCCTTTCTTCAACAATTTCACATTCCCCAGCTTTGTCTCCAGCTCCGACTTCTACATCATtgttctcctcttcctgagatTGCACCCATTGGCCTCCCTGGGTTGCCCGGTTCGCTCTCCTGCAATTCAACTAGTCCACTGCCTGTACTTTGTCCTGTCCCATCTCATACACCTTCGCTACCCggccctccacaacaacgttacaGTATCCTTGCGTTTGGCTTCCGATATGTGCATCCTTATCATGCCTCCCTTGCTCAATGGTCTGCGGGCATCCTTCTCTCATAGCTGCGTGATCAGGGAATTGGGTAGGCTGAGTTGCGCAACCCATTCCGCATGGAGCAGCAGCTCTCAAAGACGGACCCGCCTGGCTCGAACCGAAGCACACGCCCAGTCCATGACCTGGCCCACCTTCCTTGTCGGTCAGTTGTGGCAAGCGTTCACATTCCATCCGGTTCTCATTCGTAGGCCTAATTCCTTTGTGGCTCTTCAGGAGGCAGGAATTGTAGCATTGTGCTTGGGCCTCTGAACCATTAGAGCCCAGACCCAAAGCATTCCCCCCCTTGGACAATTATCTCAGCTCTCTTGGTCCCACTTCCCTTATCAACGCAGATATCTGTATCCATTCTTTTCGAGTCAACCTCCACATAAATATCAATTCCCTTACAATCAGTCGCGCCATTAATTCCATTTATTCTGAATAATCCATTTTCTGTTGCATTTGATACTGTTTTGAATTCTCTAGATTGCATTCATTCAAAAAGATATCTGATATTACCATTCTACCCTTATCCCCATCTTCTTCATTTATCCGTTCCATGAGGAGCTCAGCCGCCGGATCCCATGTCGTCGCCATCGTCGCGCTTCCACCGGGAGGTGAATTTGAGCTTTCACATGTTTGCCTAACGATTGCACGTTCCAACAAACAAGTATCTCCATATACCTCATGTCCCACCTCCTTTACAAAGACATCAAAACCACTAGTACCTACAGTGATATGCACCCATTCCTTGATAACGTCAAATGCACAAGTATCAATTAGCTGCCTATCGTGTTGAACGTTTTCACTGACCAAATATGTAAAGGAACTCCATAACATTCTAGCCAAACTCTTCTAGTCTCACTACGTTCCGATTCCTCCCATCTCCATACGCTATGAAAGAATTGCAGGAAACTATTCATTTTGAATGTGAACGCTTCCTCTGCATTCTTCACAGTGTCAAAAACTAACAAGACTTTGTACGCTCTAAGTTCTCTGACTTCAACAACTTGAGGAAAATTCTTTCTGAGCGCTTTCTGTAGCGATTTGAAGTTAATGGCCATCGTCGTTCCTCCTACTAGACTCCTCAGCAGCCAATCGAAATTCTCTTTTGCTATTGGAACTTCAACCTTCTTCGTCCAACCGTTTCCATGCGGGTCCTTGACAGATGTATCCTTCCTTGTTTCTTCCACTCTTGTAGGACTTTTGCCTCTCCTTGGTTGCCTGTTCTCTATATCCGTTCTTACAATATCTCCCTTTCGTATCCCAGTGGTCATCCCCTCCCTTGGCCTTCTATACTTAGCCTCACCTACGGATATTATCTTCCCCCTTATACCTGTATGATGCATTTCTGCTATAGCCTTCATCGCCCCTCCCCCTTTCGTCGTATATCGAACGAATGCAAACAAGAACACCTTCTCATTTTTCAGTTTCCGAGCTAAATATATGTCATTGATTCGCCCCGTCCAATGGAACAATTGAAATAATTCCTTCTTAGAAATATCTTGTGGCAAATTGGtgataaaaacagagaaagaatcgtTTTCCAAACGTAGATACTCTTCTCGATTCCAAACTTTAGGATCCCTATTTCTACCTCACTCGGTGTTTCCCtcctctctctcatttttttattatattaggtatatattaaaattagtcattaaaattattagttaatataaaatatatattgaaatataaaatacatattaaaaataaattaaactatatatatttatataaaaatatataataattaattttgataattaattttaatatataaataatatttaaaaaaattcacaacTATTCCATGTCCAAAATTTACATCGAGTGAAAGTTTAATGTATTTAAAGGTTGAACGAAtaataacaaaatgaaaaacaaagctCAATTACtatttaattaagaatttaattttaataaattaataatataaaaatataatatatattaatttaattatatattatcaccTTAATAAATAGTATTCTTTATAACTATATTTTGAATTATCATTAAAAAAtggaattaaataattatatataatagtttatattaaaattaaatagttgaattaatataaatttgatccaaaatgaGATTATAGAGTGGAAAATTGAGTGTTGTGTGTTCCACTAAGTGTGGAAATGCAGCACGTGTCGTATTGAGAGGTTAATCCACCGTTAAAAGCAGAGAGCTTTCTATCTCCgtctccttctcttctcttctctcacaAACAAAACATTCTA contains:
- the LOC112771506 gene encoding casparian strip membrane protein 5 produces the protein MMEPSKEVDAPAATSPQPQSKRTRSNNGKGKSIAEDAQPLAPIVSTKATPLQRGGWKKGVAILDFILRLGAIGAAFGAAILMGNNEQVLPFFTQFFQFHAQWDDFPMFRFFVVANAAVAGFLVLSLPFSIVCIVRPLAAGPRLLLLIIDTVMMAFVIAAASAAAAVVYLAHNGSQDANWMAVCQQFTDFCQVTSEAVVVSFVAAVFLSFLIFVSSLALKRGG